One segment of Strix aluco isolate bStrAlu1 chromosome 4, bStrAlu1.hap1, whole genome shotgun sequence DNA contains the following:
- the SOWAHB gene encoding ankyrin repeat domain-containing protein SOWAHB → MARELSQEAVLDFLCGAGGRAPNTALLRHFQRFLRDPALTEQQRQERREYFKSLVNSLATVHPAAAPGASKDIVLRRRYRDLLDEELPPPPPPEEEQHEQKKEKEPPPRRDPDRRRSPLGEAVAKGRPGGGQPPRAAAAGGCAAQGRGGPCCECRRARRAAAAATAPPPCPGAPPPAGPPGSRSPPPPPAQPPPYRTQPLSSGPWALHAAGPPRSRPPALPSGPGAPTPAGPPPHRPPRCRSPPLPPTGSAPFGSLPPQRPGGRPPTQSLSPPSGPGVLPPDRLPQPRSRPQPPTGVPLLKAPPPSAGPGGRPPTGPSQPPLLSSGSKVLPTESPPSRALPLLSTPGGLPLSRSLQVLPTTPSPSSPLLSGPGMPPSTRLFPSQSRSLQQLPTRPSPSLPRGSQVLAPNGPTQPRVLQLYPNQTLPLLSGPGVLPPTRPPPSQSPPLPPTQPPPARPPPSQSLLPAQGPTGPQAPESSAPAPPPVFRSIRCQLALLEAQGVPPSLPDDCGRQPRTVSSKSSPRNVPSRRLLVPLGQREHAWLVAVSAGCWAQVRGLFLEDPELALQRDFMSGFTVLHWLAKHGDGPGLQELAAAAQQAGLALDVDARSGCGYTPLHLAAIHGHQLVIKVLVLQLGCQVQVRDSSGRRPWEYLGSSTSGEIWQLLEAPRGTIMFPTQPLACSVSSVSKVSPSTGRAALPACLRPQHSHGAASRHTGIKSD, encoded by the coding sequence TGACGgagcagcagcggcaggagcGCCGCGAATACTTCAAGAGCCTCGTCAACTCCCTGGCCACCGTccaccccgccgccgcccccggcgccTCCAAGGACATCGTCCTCCGCCGCAGGTACCGCGACCTCCTCGACGaggagctgccgccgccgccgccgccggaggaAGAACAGCACgagcagaagaaagagaaggaaccGCCGCCCCGACGCGACCCCGACCGGCGGCGCAGCCCCCTGGGGGAGGCGGTGGCCaaggggcggcccggcggggggcagcccccgagggccgccgcggcggggggctGCGCCGCCCAGGGCCGCGGCGGACCCTGCTGCGAGTGCCGCCGGGCtcgccgcgctgccgccgccgccaccgcccccccgccgtgccccggggcgccgccccccgccggcccgcccggctcccgctccccgccgccgccccccgcccagccGCCCCCGTACCGGACCCAGCCGCTGTCCTCGGGCCCCTGGGCGCTTCACGCCGCCGGGCCACCGCGCTCCCGGCCCCCGGCGTTGCCGTCGGGTCCTGGGGCGCCGacccccgccgggccgcccccccaCCGGCCGCCCCGGTGCCGGTCCCCACCGCTGCCTCCCACGGGCTCAGCCCCGTTCGGGTCTTTGCCACCACAACGCCCTGGAGGGCGGCCCCCAACCCAGTCCCTGTCCCCGCCATCGGGCCCCGGGGTGCTGCCCCCTGACAGGCTGCCACAGCCCCGCTCTCGGCCACAGCCCCCCACCGGGGTGCCCCTACTGAAGGCCCCACCGCCCTCAGCAGGCCCAGGGGGGCGGCCCCCCACCGGACCGTCCCAGCCCCCACTGCTGTCATCGGGCTCCAAGGTGCTCCCCACCGAGTCCCCCCCATCTCGGGCGCTGCCGTTGCTGTCCACCCCGGGGGGGTTGCCGCTGTCCCGGTCCCTGCAGGtgctccccaccaccccctccccatCCTCACCGCTTTTATCGGGCCCAGGCATGCCACCCTCCACCAGGCTGTTCCCATCACAGTCCCggtccctgcagcagctccccaccaggccatccccatccctgccaaGGGGATCCCAGGTACTGGCCCCCAACGGACCAACCCAACCTCGAGTCCTGCAGCTGTACCCAAACCAAACCCTGCCACTGCTGTCAGGTCCTGGAGTGCTGCCCCCCACCAGGCCACCCCCATCCCAATCCCCACCGCTGCCCCCTACCCAGCCACCCCCTGCCAGGCCACCCCCATCCCAGTCcttgctgccagcacagggcCCCACAGGGCCCCAAGCCCCAGAGAGCAGCGCCCCAGCACCCCCGCCTGTCTTCAGGAGCATCAGATGCCAGCTTGCTCTGTTGGAGGCACAGGGCGTCCCCCCATCGCTGCCAGATGACTGTGGGCGGCAGCCCCGCACCGTGTCCTCCAAGAGCTCCCCTAGGAATGTCCCAAGCCGAAGGCTGTTGGTGCCACTGGGGCAGCGGGAGCACGCCTGGCTGGTGGCAGTGTCAgcagggtgctgggctcaggTTCGGGGGCTCTTTCTGGAAGATCCAGAGCTGGCCCTGCAGCGGGACTTCATGTCAGGCTTCACAGTCCTTCACTGGCTGGCCAAGCACGGCGATGGGCCAGgcctgcaggagctggcagcagcagcacagcaggctgGGCTGGCCCTGGACGTGGATGCCCGCTCAGGCTGTGGGTACACTCCACTGCACCTGGCTGCCATCCACGGCCACCAGCTTGTCATCAAggtgctggtgctgcagctggggtGCCAGGTACAGGTGCGGGACAGCAGTGGGCGCCGGCCCTGGGAGTACCTGGGCAGCTCCACCTCAGGGGAGATCTGGCAGCTCCTGGAGGCACCCCGTGGCACGATTATGTTCCCCACGCAGCCCCTGGCTTGCAGCGTGTCCTCTGTCAGCAAGGTCTCACCGtccactggcagggcagcactgcctgcctgcctcagGCCACAGCACAGCCATGGGGCAGCATCCCGCCACACTGGCATCAAGAGTGACTGA